Below is a genomic region from Raphanus sativus cultivar WK10039 chromosome 4, ASM80110v3, whole genome shotgun sequence.
taatcataaataataCAGTACAATGTTAATAGTCAatcaattttgaataaaattaaaattatttttaaaatatcaaaatatcttttattttaaaacattttatattttaaattattaaataatttttaaattatttatactatggaacacatataatattttatttatcaaaaatattaattttatttaatttttaaatacctaatatttttaaaaatattacttataaACCGAACTACCCAAAATTGAATTTTCCGaagatttattcaaatattttgaaatcatataaatcacacaaaaaatagattacttgattttcttaaaaaatatatttaaatttatccgAATTACACGATATCAatccaaaaaaatctaaaatttttatATGCATTATCcgaaaaactaaaatcaaaccGAATTGAATTGGAACCAAAATTTTATCAGATATTAGTTGTTTTTAACATTCTTATccaagcaaacaaaaaaatcaagtaATTAAACCTAGaccaaaccaaattttaaaaataactgagcagttattatatagttataacCCAAAATCGAAAACTAAAAACGGATCGGAACCAAACCACAAATAGAACATCTATACCTATAAACCACTGTGATTTATTTACTAggttgaaaaatataaaataacgaaaAACTTAATTTGATTAGTTAGATCCTTTTCCGTTAAGCATTAATTAAATAGTTTAGcatttttcttctctttatgGCCCATTGTATCAGAAATCTGCAAGAAATTAATTATTCCGCGCCACGTCACGCCACGTAGCAGCCTCTACTATAAAGATGCATACATAAACTCTGCCATTACCTATTCCACAAAACAACGGTTACAAAATATACAAACAGCGAAAATGAATAACAAAGCGATAttccttctcttcctctctctcgtTCTCCTTCCTCTCTACGCTTCTGCGTCGCCGTTTGTCGGTGGATGGCGTCCCCTCAGAAACGTTAGTGACCCTCACGTCGTAGAGATCGGCGAATTCGCGGTCTCCGAGTACAACAAGCAGAGCAAATCGGGACTCAAGTTCGTGTCGGTTGTTAGCGGCGATTCTCAGGTAGTTGCCGGTACAAATTACCGGCTTATCGTGGCGGTTAATGATGGCGTAAAGATAGCCAATGCTGGTGCGAGCAAAAACTACGAAGCGATTGTATGGGAGCAGCCTTGGTTAAAATCAAAGAATCTCACTTCTTTCAAGCCAGCCATGAACTAATGACTGTTTCCTCTTAAGTTCTCCATATGTAATGATCTGATAAAATACAgtaaaaaagttaaataaacaaagaaggAATTGAATTAATCTTGATTCCTGTATTTCTTtctgattttcaaaatttatgttGTTGGGCGTAAACCCTAGATCTGATGCAAATGATTGAACAAGTGGTGACAAATCCGCTAATTACGCCGGCTAATCTGATGTATAGATTTTGGAGTCACGAGACCATTGAGAGAATATATATCATTAAGAAATCTTCAattaaaaaaagagaagaaatcttcaattatttaattatgtgaATTAGAATGTCAAttatttgaaaagaagaagttacaAAGGAGGAGACACGAGATTACCACATGTGAGAGCAAGTGTTGAAGGTGTAAAGCGAACATGTCATTTCTATGTGGTCCACCATATGCTAGTAGCTCATCACATGTGACCAGTATTTATTCAACTACCAGTTTCACATTTTTTCTCATTActacaatttttaatatagttgAGAATTAATTCGTAAATATGATAAGAAATACGCTTTGCGCATGGTGAACTTATATGAAAATTGTTTAagaaatattgtatgaaaaataaaaattatattcttgaccaaactaatatttttggcttttaaacaattttttaaaaacttttttgttaattacataatttgtttactgatgagctgatcattttttaaaaatattttaggtcaaaCTTTTTTTATTGCATAAAAACCTAACGTTTAGGCTGAATAATCCTCGGACATATTATTTGGTTACAATGAAATTATGTCAACTCCgttttatatcatgatttaaaaatttaaaagttaattatggttataagaAGTTTATGTTCACATGTCAATCCTatctatcttcaatatttttctcGTTTTGTcgttttttgattttggttattactcgatataaatattgattttgaagtttattcacattttgttcttttgttttgtcttgagatttagaaatgtttaagatttaaaaaatttaaagagatACATACTTAGGTTAAGATCTCATCTTGTGCaaaataatcattatatattaaataactaagaaatcatttactattatataataaattggcGTGTGTATATAAACTAAAAGATCACTCTTGTTTGTTCGCAATCATTTTAaggtaaatatatcaaaacaatcaattta
It encodes:
- the LOC108849464 gene encoding cysteine proteinase inhibitor 5 gives rise to the protein MNNKAIFLLFLSLVLLPLYASASPFVGGWRPLRNVSDPHVVEIGEFAVSEYNKQSKSGLKFVSVVSGDSQVVAGTNYRLIVAVNDGVKIANAGASKNYEAIVWEQPWLKSKNLTSFKPAMN